One Arthrobacter sp. StoSoilB19 DNA window includes the following coding sequences:
- a CDS encoding LacI family DNA-binding transcriptional regulator, with amino-acid sequence MTSKLQERTKPTLATVARQAGVSAPTVSKVVNGREDVAPETRARILAALEQAGYQSPVQRRAAAESGTVVEVVIDVLDSAYTIQVLNGILQFAAAADVEILVSVTGQSTPARHTPERRAQRMLEEGRAGMIVVTSAFSEAQLHAFRRRHIPVVVIDPLNPPSADVVSVGATNWAGGKAATEHLLGLGHRRIAYIGGIEGAECNQARLHGYMAALMAQGIKVDPQYVVSGGRFRTESGVNGFKELLKLDPRPTAIFAGSDTIALGVLSEARRHGIRVPEDISLIGFDGTNQGEQSVPSLSSVAQPLEEMGRAALRSLLRQVQGEVLDSHRVELATQVIVRESTAPPAD; translated from the coding sequence ATGACGAGCAAATTGCAGGAGCGGACCAAACCCACGCTCGCTACCGTGGCCAGGCAGGCAGGGGTTTCGGCGCCTACGGTGTCCAAAGTGGTGAACGGGCGTGAGGACGTGGCCCCCGAAACCAGGGCCCGGATCCTTGCCGCACTGGAGCAGGCGGGCTACCAGTCGCCTGTCCAGCGCCGGGCGGCCGCCGAAAGCGGGACCGTGGTGGAAGTAGTGATCGACGTGCTCGACTCCGCATACACCATCCAGGTCCTCAACGGCATCCTGCAGTTCGCTGCCGCCGCCGACGTCGAAATCCTGGTCAGCGTGACCGGCCAGTCCACCCCCGCCCGCCACACCCCCGAGCGCCGGGCGCAGCGGATGCTCGAAGAGGGCAGGGCCGGGATGATCGTGGTGACCTCGGCCTTCAGCGAGGCGCAACTGCACGCGTTCAGGCGCCGCCACATCCCCGTCGTCGTCATCGACCCGCTTAACCCGCCCTCCGCCGACGTCGTCAGCGTTGGGGCCACCAACTGGGCCGGCGGCAAAGCTGCCACCGAGCACCTGCTGGGACTGGGACACCGCCGCATTGCCTACATCGGCGGCATAGAGGGCGCTGAATGCAACCAGGCGCGGCTGCACGGATACATGGCAGCCCTGATGGCACAAGGGATCAAGGTGGACCCCCAGTACGTTGTTTCCGGCGGCCGGTTCCGGACGGAGAGTGGGGTCAATGGATTCAAAGAGCTGCTGAAGCTTGACCCGCGCCCCACGGCGATCTTCGCCGGAAGCGACACCATTGCCCTGGGCGTCCTCAGCGAAGCGCGGCGCCACGGAATCAGGGTTCCCGAGGACATCAGCCTCATCGGCTTCGACGGCACCAACCAGGGTGAGCAGTCCGTTCCATCGCTGAGTTCCGTGGCCCAGCCCCTGGAGGAGATGGGGCGCGCGGCCCTAAGGTCGCTGCTGCGGCAGGTGCAAGGCGAAGTCCTCGATTCCCACCGAGTGGAACTGGCAACCCAGGTAATCGTGCGGGAATCCACCGCCCCTCCCGCGGACTGA
- a CDS encoding mandelate racemase/muconate lactonizing enzyme family protein — protein sequence MKITHLDTVVVDFYRTNLIFVRLTTDEGLTGIAEATLEGQEHAVLGAVAVLAEAVRGKDPTRITQTIYELNRDAYWRGGPVSMTALSALEMAMWDVSARALGVPVHRMLGGQVRDRVRAYANGWFSGAITPEDFAEAAVRTVGQGFRGLKWDPFEAADLFLEPRDLGRMLEPVEAVRAAVGDDVELFIEGHGRFDVPTAIRVARELERFQPVFFEEPCPPDGIDALVEVRSRSPVPIAAGERWMGRNTFIPALARNAVDYIQPDVTHAGGLLELSFISTLAAAHYVPFAPHNPSGPLSTAATLQLGATLPNFRYLEIMATDVPWRSDISSERLQLTADGDVMIPEGVGLGIDLDYDAIAEHPFTPHPMRIFSDVVADIRPPDARSYFNLAGAGVR from the coding sequence ATGAAAATCACCCATCTCGACACCGTGGTCGTGGACTTCTACCGGACGAACCTCATCTTCGTCCGGCTTACAACTGACGAGGGGCTCACCGGTATCGCCGAGGCGACCCTCGAAGGGCAGGAACATGCTGTCCTCGGGGCGGTGGCTGTCCTTGCCGAAGCCGTCAGGGGCAAGGACCCCACGCGGATTACCCAGACCATTTATGAACTCAACCGCGACGCCTACTGGCGCGGCGGTCCGGTATCCATGACAGCCCTGAGCGCCCTTGAGATGGCGATGTGGGATGTTTCGGCGCGGGCATTGGGCGTCCCGGTCCACCGGATGCTGGGGGGACAGGTCCGCGACCGGGTCCGCGCCTACGCCAACGGCTGGTTTTCCGGGGCCATCACTCCGGAGGATTTCGCCGAGGCCGCTGTACGGACGGTCGGCCAAGGCTTCCGCGGCCTAAAGTGGGACCCTTTCGAGGCCGCGGACCTTTTCCTGGAACCGCGGGACCTGGGGCGCATGCTTGAACCTGTTGAGGCAGTGCGGGCGGCAGTGGGCGACGACGTTGAACTGTTCATAGAAGGCCATGGCCGCTTTGATGTCCCCACAGCCATCCGGGTGGCCCGCGAACTTGAACGGTTCCAGCCGGTGTTTTTCGAGGAACCGTGCCCGCCGGACGGGATCGACGCCCTCGTGGAGGTGCGCAGCAGGTCCCCTGTTCCCATTGCCGCGGGGGAGAGGTGGATGGGCCGGAACACCTTCATTCCCGCCCTGGCCCGCAACGCCGTGGATTACATCCAGCCGGACGTCACGCACGCCGGCGGGCTGCTGGAACTGTCATTCATTTCCACTCTGGCGGCAGCCCATTATGTGCCGTTCGCACCGCACAACCCCAGCGGGCCACTCAGCACTGCGGCAACCCTGCAGCTCGGGGCCACACTGCCGAATTTCCGGTACCTGGAGATCATGGCCACGGACGTGCCGTGGCGCAGCGACATCTCCAGTGAGCGCCTTCAGCTGACGGCAGACGGCGATGTCATGATCCCCGAAGGCGTTGGGCTGGGCATCGACCTCGACTATGACGCGATCGCGGAGCATCCTTTCACGCCGCATCCCATGCGGATCTTCAGCGACGTGGTGGCCGATATCCGGCCGCCGGACGCCCGGTCCTACTTCAACCTCGCAGGCGCAGGCGTCCGCTGA
- a CDS encoding LacI family DNA-binding transcriptional regulator, translating into MNGDGARRRDVTVADVAKAAQVSKAQAARALGNYGAVSDDVRERVLAAAEALSYRPNELARSMNTGKSHTIGVVVGDIENPHFGLATRGITDTAKKAGYNVILVNTDEDRAAEVDAVRVLLDKRVDGLIVAPASSVDTEHLQEVHRSGRPLVFIDRTAGDLKVETMAVDMARISREATQYLLEAGHRRIAFISTLRTDTPYTPGMTLESSQIADRIEGMRDAFLAAGLPFPEDLVRLNAGDADSIRSITREVLRGPDQATAVVASDGLIALSVVEAIQELGLSIPADVSFLMYDDFAWTRLTTPPLTVIAQPVYNMGVAAAKALIRQMEGLPPAAPAQFTATLVRRGSVGPRRTGDDPQREKLAASLN; encoded by the coding sequence ATGAACGGTGATGGAGCACGACGGCGGGACGTAACCGTTGCCGACGTCGCAAAAGCTGCGCAGGTCTCCAAGGCACAGGCCGCCCGTGCACTGGGCAATTACGGCGCGGTCAGCGACGACGTCCGCGAGCGCGTCCTCGCCGCTGCCGAGGCGCTTTCCTACCGTCCCAACGAGCTGGCCCGCAGCATGAACACCGGAAAATCGCACACCATCGGCGTGGTGGTGGGTGACATCGAAAACCCGCATTTCGGCCTTGCTACCCGGGGCATCACGGACACTGCCAAGAAGGCCGGGTACAACGTCATCCTGGTCAACACCGACGAGGACCGGGCGGCGGAAGTGGACGCGGTGCGGGTGTTGCTGGACAAGCGGGTGGACGGCCTCATCGTCGCCCCGGCATCATCAGTGGACACCGAACACCTGCAGGAGGTGCACCGGTCCGGACGCCCCCTGGTGTTCATCGACCGCACCGCCGGCGACCTCAAGGTGGAGACCATGGCCGTGGACATGGCGCGGATTTCCAGGGAAGCTACGCAGTATTTGCTCGAGGCAGGGCACCGGCGTATCGCCTTCATCTCCACACTGCGGACGGACACCCCCTACACGCCGGGCATGACCCTGGAGTCCTCCCAGATTGCGGACCGCATCGAGGGGATGCGGGACGCTTTCCTTGCGGCGGGGCTGCCCTTCCCGGAAGACCTGGTCAGGTTGAATGCCGGCGATGCCGACTCGATCCGCAGCATCACCCGCGAAGTGCTCCGGGGCCCGGACCAAGCCACGGCAGTGGTCGCTTCGGACGGCCTGATTGCCCTCAGCGTGGTGGAAGCGATCCAGGAATTGGGCCTGTCCATTCCGGCCGATGTGTCATTCCTGATGTACGACGACTTCGCATGGACCAGGCTCACCACGCCGCCCCTGACGGTCATCGCCCAGCCGGTCTACAACATGGGCGTGGCGGCAGCCAAGGCACTGATCCGCCAGATGGAGGGGCTGCCGCCCGCCGCTCCGGCGCAGTTCACGGCCACCCTGGTGCGCCGCGGTTCAGTGGGCCCGCGCCGGACGGGCGACGATCCACAGCGGGAAAAGCTGGCGGCCTCGCTCAACTGA
- a CDS encoding ABC transporter substrate-binding protein encodes MKKKNLRPAGFAAAALAAVLALSGCSSTSAASTTENNPYGLIQPGTIRVASLGDSKPYTFADASGNFTGFDVELFKDVAHRAGVDNVVFTGQDFSGLLAAVANGQFDAGVAAIGITDKRKETVDFSDGYLAGYLTVITTKTSGITSADGLAGKRLGVVQGTLQEAYAVKNFTSASLVRFPDNNTAIAAVNSGTVDAHFLDYEAAKAYEEQHGLVSAADIPSFDAPAGFAVAKGKTAFKEALNKGLAAAMEDGTWKKLYQKWFPGSPMPEQYLPKAEQTASPSPSK; translated from the coding sequence GTGAAGAAAAAGAATCTCCGACCTGCCGGATTTGCCGCGGCAGCCCTGGCCGCGGTCCTGGCGCTCTCCGGCTGCAGCTCCACCTCCGCCGCCTCCACCACAGAGAACAACCCCTACGGACTGATCCAGCCAGGCACCATCCGGGTGGCAAGCCTGGGTGACTCAAAGCCGTACACCTTCGCCGATGCCTCCGGAAACTTCACCGGCTTCGACGTGGAACTCTTCAAGGACGTGGCCCACCGGGCCGGTGTGGACAACGTGGTCTTCACCGGGCAGGACTTCTCGGGGCTCCTTGCCGCAGTGGCAAACGGACAGTTCGACGCCGGCGTCGCAGCCATCGGCATCACCGACAAGCGCAAGGAAACCGTGGACTTCTCGGACGGTTACCTGGCCGGCTACCTCACGGTCATCACCACCAAGACCTCCGGCATCACCAGCGCGGACGGGCTGGCCGGCAAACGCCTGGGCGTGGTCCAGGGAACCCTGCAGGAAGCCTATGCGGTGAAGAACTTCACCTCGGCCAGCCTGGTCCGCTTCCCTGACAACAACACCGCCATCGCCGCCGTGAACAGCGGAACGGTGGACGCGCATTTCCTGGATTACGAGGCCGCCAAGGCTTACGAGGAGCAGCACGGCCTGGTCAGCGCCGCGGACATCCCGTCCTTCGACGCCCCGGCCGGGTTCGCAGTGGCCAAGGGCAAGACGGCCTTCAAGGAAGCCCTGAACAAGGGCCTGGCCGCAGCCATGGAGGACGGCACCTGGAAGAAGCTCTACCAGAAGTGGTTCCCGGGCTCACCGATGCCCGAGCAGTACCTGCCCAAGGCCGAGCAGACCGCATCACCCTCGCCAAGCAAGTAG
- a CDS encoding amino acid ABC transporter permease yields the protein MDWLNTIIRTFFDFGAMAEVLPQLLAVGLLNTLIISIAATVLGTVLGMVVAVMGISPSKWLRVPARIYTDLFRGLPAILTILLIGQGFARLSQSIFGPSPYPLGIIALSLIASAYIGEIFRAGILSVDKGQGEACRALGMSYAKSMALVVVPQGVRRVLPALVNQFIAIVKDSSLVYFLGLLVTERELFRVGQDAAVLSGNLSPLVAAGLLYLVITVPLTHLVNHFDNKFRTGRRRAAPPTSGLKEVKELDAASPLTAGSNT from the coding sequence ATGGACTGGCTCAACACCATCATCCGTACCTTCTTCGACTTCGGCGCTATGGCCGAGGTCCTGCCCCAACTCCTGGCGGTCGGCCTGCTGAACACGCTGATCATTTCCATTGCCGCCACCGTCCTTGGCACGGTGCTGGGAATGGTGGTGGCCGTCATGGGCATCTCACCATCCAAGTGGCTGCGGGTCCCGGCCAGGATCTACACGGACCTTTTCCGTGGCCTGCCCGCCATCCTCACCATCCTGCTGATCGGCCAGGGCTTTGCCCGCCTGAGCCAGTCGATCTTCGGCCCGTCACCCTACCCGCTGGGCATCATCGCGCTGAGCCTGATCGCCAGCGCCTACATCGGGGAGATCTTCCGCGCCGGGATCCTCAGCGTGGACAAGGGCCAGGGCGAGGCCTGCCGTGCCCTGGGCATGAGCTACGCCAAATCCATGGCCCTGGTGGTGGTACCCCAGGGCGTCCGCCGGGTCCTCCCGGCCCTGGTGAACCAGTTCATCGCCATCGTCAAGGACTCCTCCCTGGTGTACTTCCTGGGCCTGCTGGTCACCGAACGCGAACTCTTCCGCGTGGGCCAGGACGCCGCCGTGCTGTCCGGGAACCTTTCACCCCTGGTGGCCGCCGGACTCCTCTACCTGGTGATTACCGTCCCGCTGACGCACCTGGTGAACCACTTCGACAACAAGTTCCGCACCGGCCGCCGCCGCGCCGCACCACCCACCAGCGGCCTGAAGGAAGTCAAGGAACTCGACGCGGCCTCGCCGCTCACAGCCGGGAGCAACACATGA
- a CDS encoding amino acid ABC transporter ATP-binding protein produces the protein MNTPTPTTMNAATSEEQSFRGSSLELRNLTMAYGDIEVLRNVSLTVAPGTTTCIIGPSGSGKSTLLRGVNRLHEPKSGNVLLAGDSTLTVNPDTLRTRIGMVFQHFNLFPDHTAEENVALALWSVKGMPKAQAMERARQRLAEVGLAERADHRPRDLSGGQQQRVAIARALAMEPEVMLFDEATSALDPELVKGVLNLMAGLGRRGMTMLVVTHEMGFARKVADQVVFMDEGEVVEAGTPAQLFDNPRSERLQRFLSEVL, from the coding sequence ATGAACACCCCCACCCCCACCACCATGAATGCGGCCACCTCGGAGGAACAGTCGTTCCGCGGCTCAAGCCTGGAACTGCGCAACCTCACCATGGCCTACGGCGACATCGAGGTACTGCGCAACGTCAGCCTCACCGTGGCGCCGGGCACCACCACCTGCATCATTGGCCCCTCAGGATCCGGAAAATCCACCCTGCTGCGCGGCGTCAACCGGCTGCACGAACCCAAGAGCGGGAACGTCCTGCTCGCTGGCGACAGCACCCTGACCGTCAACCCGGACACACTCCGCACCCGCATCGGCATGGTGTTCCAGCATTTCAACCTCTTCCCGGACCACACCGCCGAGGAAAACGTGGCCCTGGCCCTCTGGAGCGTCAAAGGCATGCCCAAGGCCCAGGCCATGGAACGCGCCCGCCAACGGCTCGCCGAGGTTGGCCTCGCCGAACGCGCCGACCACCGCCCCCGTGACCTCTCCGGCGGCCAGCAGCAACGCGTCGCCATCGCGCGGGCCCTGGCCATGGAACCCGAAGTGATGCTCTTCGACGAGGCCACCAGCGCCCTGGACCCCGAACTGGTCAAGGGCGTCCTGAACCTCATGGCCGGCCTGGGCCGCCGGGGCATGACCATGCTCGTCGTCACCCACGAAATGGGCTTCGCCCGGAAAGTGGCAGACCAGGTGGTCTTCATGGATGAAGGCGAAGTAGTGGAGGCCGGGACACCCGCCCAACTCTTCGACAATCCCCGCAGCGAACGCCTCCAGCGCTTCCTTTCCGAGGTGCTCTGA
- a CDS encoding Gfo/Idh/MocA family oxidoreductase: protein MGAVAAAPIRTAVVGFGISGKVFHAPLVAANPDFSLDVIVTAQPERAAEAARLYPQARIAGTPEELFALAADLDLVILGTPPHTHYGLAATAIAHGLHVVVDKPFVPTSDLGGELISRAADGGVQLTVFQNRRWDADFLTLQKVLASGDLGGVTSFESRFEWWRPEGFGNWRDTVSLSEGGGILHDLGAHLIDQAIHLFGPVERSYGETANRGPHPDAADTEAFVSLLHASGVRTRLWMNGMAAQAGPRFHVLGSRAGYTKWGLDGQEPALAAGTPPSDPAYGVEPQERWGLLGVDGATAAVPAERGAYPQFYVQLAAALHGNGPLPVDPAEPLEVLKVIEGIHALT from the coding sequence ATGGGTGCGGTTGCAGCGGCACCCATCCGGACCGCCGTCGTCGGTTTTGGAATCTCCGGCAAGGTCTTCCACGCGCCCCTGGTGGCGGCCAACCCGGACTTCTCGCTGGACGTCATCGTCACTGCCCAGCCGGAACGTGCGGCGGAGGCGGCACGGCTGTATCCGCAGGCACGGATTGCCGGCACCCCGGAGGAGCTGTTCGCCCTGGCCGCGGACCTGGACCTGGTCATCCTGGGCACCCCGCCGCACACGCACTACGGGCTGGCCGCGACAGCCATCGCCCACGGCCTGCATGTGGTGGTGGACAAGCCTTTCGTCCCCACGTCCGACTTGGGCGGGGAGCTGATCAGCAGGGCGGCCGACGGCGGGGTGCAGCTAACGGTGTTCCAGAACCGCCGGTGGGATGCAGACTTCCTCACCCTGCAGAAGGTGCTGGCGTCCGGAGACCTTGGCGGGGTCACCAGCTTCGAATCGCGGTTCGAATGGTGGCGGCCCGAAGGCTTCGGAAACTGGCGGGACACCGTGTCCCTGTCCGAGGGCGGCGGCATCCTGCACGACCTCGGCGCGCACCTGATCGACCAGGCCATCCACCTATTCGGCCCGGTGGAACGGAGCTACGGCGAGACGGCCAACCGCGGTCCGCATCCGGACGCGGCGGATACGGAAGCGTTCGTGTCGTTGCTGCACGCCTCCGGCGTCCGCACGCGGCTCTGGATGAACGGCATGGCCGCCCAGGCCGGGCCGCGGTTCCACGTCCTGGGTTCCCGCGCCGGCTACACCAAGTGGGGCCTGGACGGACAGGAACCTGCCCTCGCTGCCGGGACGCCGCCGTCGGACCCCGCCTATGGTGTGGAACCCCAGGAGCGTTGGGGGCTCCTGGGCGTGGACGGGGCAACGGCGGCCGTCCCCGCCGAACGCGGCGCCTACCCGCAGTTCTACGTCCAGCTGGCCGCCGCCCTGCACGGGAACGGGCCGCTGCCGGTGGATCCCGCCGAACCGCTTGAGGTGCTGAAGGTGATCGAGGGCATCCACGCCCTGACCTGA
- a CDS encoding FAD-binding oxidoreductase gives MSSLPATKRVAVIGGGILGVSTAVHLLREGASVILLTERGLASEASGRSLSWLNSAGERSTPYHQLRVAGVDRYRTLFASDPSRDWLQFGGGLMWNAAGQGEATAARHAYEKSIGYDSRLLAPSGIAATTPGIDADAVPENAIFNPGEGWVSLPDLIDFLMEEFHARGGELVLNAGKASVMVEGGRTSGVETASGGTYPADAVLVACGAATPAVVQPLGVHIPNGSPVSMLVVTKQVQHDVAAVMNTPRAALRPNPGGTFALDHDWYEEHITEHADGSFSIPDEVVQELADEASKLVAGNPELKPASWKMGYKPIPGDGEPVLGELGQVPGCFVAFTHSGATLGLIAGELLAGEILTGRKHPMLATFRPGRFS, from the coding sequence ATGTCCTCTCTTCCAGCCACCAAGCGCGTTGCCGTCATCGGCGGCGGCATCCTCGGGGTCTCCACCGCGGTCCACCTGCTCCGCGAAGGAGCGTCGGTGATCCTGCTGACCGAGCGCGGCCTCGCCAGCGAAGCCAGCGGCCGCTCGCTGTCCTGGCTCAACTCCGCCGGCGAACGGTCCACCCCGTATCACCAGCTGCGGGTGGCCGGCGTGGACCGCTACCGCACCCTCTTCGCCTCGGACCCCAGCCGCGACTGGCTGCAGTTTGGCGGCGGCCTGATGTGGAACGCCGCGGGGCAGGGCGAGGCCACCGCGGCCCGGCACGCCTACGAAAAGTCCATCGGCTACGACTCCCGGCTTCTCGCCCCCAGCGGTATCGCAGCCACCACCCCCGGCATCGATGCGGACGCCGTGCCGGAGAATGCCATCTTCAATCCCGGCGAGGGCTGGGTGAGCCTGCCGGACCTGATCGACTTCCTCATGGAGGAGTTCCACGCCCGCGGCGGCGAACTGGTCCTGAACGCGGGAAAAGCCTCCGTCATGGTGGAAGGCGGCCGCACCTCCGGCGTGGAGACAGCGTCGGGCGGGACATACCCGGCCGACGCCGTGCTGGTGGCCTGCGGCGCGGCGACGCCCGCCGTCGTCCAACCCTTGGGAGTGCACATCCCCAACGGCTCTCCCGTGTCCATGCTGGTGGTGACCAAGCAGGTGCAGCACGACGTGGCCGCGGTGATGAACACCCCGCGCGCAGCCTTGCGGCCCAACCCGGGCGGGACGTTTGCCCTGGACCACGACTGGTACGAGGAACACATTACCGAGCACGCGGACGGCTCCTTCAGCATCCCCGATGAGGTGGTCCAGGAACTGGCCGATGAGGCATCGAAGCTTGTTGCCGGCAATCCGGAACTCAAGCCCGCCTCCTGGAAGATGGGCTATAAGCCCATTCCCGGGGACGGCGAACCCGTCCTGGGCGAACTGGGCCAGGTGCCCGGATGCTTCGTTGCCTTCACGCACTCCGGCGCCACGCTGGGACTCATTGCCGGTGAGCTCCTGGCCGGGGAAATCCTGACCGGCAGGAAGCACCCCATGCTGGCCACCTTCCGGCCGGGACGCTTCTCCTAA
- a CDS encoding SulP family inorganic anion transporter, with amino-acid sequence MAVTARPRPVRQPTTVLTAVRSPRQLSREVLAGIVTTLALVPEVISFSIVAGVDPMVSLVASIVLALAMSVLGGRPGVVTAAAGSVALVIAPLVHQHGVQYVLPAVLLAGVIQVVFGLAGLARLMRFIPRSVMIGFVNALGVLIFMAQVPHVLNVPWPAYVLFALTFAIIFVLPRFTKVVPSPLVAIVAVTAIVIIAGVAVPSVADEGPLTGKLPGITPFLFPLDLATFQLVLPTALSVAFVGLMETLLTAKLVDDITGTPSHKGRESWGLGVSNILAGFYGGIAGCAMIGQTVLNVKTGQARTRISTFVAGLFLLALVTGLSSIMGQIPMVALAAVMMVVAVTTVDWHSVKPSTLKRMPIPETLVMAVTVAVVVLTGNLAYGVLVGVILAMVLFARRVAHVITVERTLAGDGESVRYQVVGPLFFGSSNDLVEHFAYADDPGLVSIDLSRAQIWDASTVAALDSIETKYADHGATVRIEGLDERSTGFHRRLTGHLGA; translated from the coding sequence TTGGCCGTCACCGCCCGCCCCCGCCCCGTCCGGCAACCGACCACTGTCCTGACCGCCGTGCGCTCCCCGCGGCAGCTCTCCCGCGAGGTCCTGGCCGGCATAGTCACCACCCTGGCCCTGGTCCCCGAGGTCATATCCTTCTCGATCGTGGCCGGGGTGGATCCCATGGTGAGCCTGGTCGCCTCCATCGTGCTGGCCCTGGCGATGTCGGTCCTTGGCGGCCGGCCCGGCGTCGTTACCGCCGCAGCCGGTTCCGTCGCCCTGGTGATCGCCCCGCTGGTGCACCAGCACGGTGTCCAGTACGTCCTGCCCGCCGTGCTGCTCGCCGGCGTGATCCAGGTGGTCTTTGGCCTGGCCGGCCTTGCCCGGCTGATGCGCTTCATCCCCAGATCGGTGATGATCGGATTCGTCAACGCCCTGGGCGTGCTGATCTTCATGGCGCAGGTGCCCCATGTCCTCAATGTCCCCTGGCCCGCCTACGTCCTGTTCGCCCTGACGTTCGCGATCATTTTCGTCCTTCCGCGCTTCACCAAGGTGGTTCCGTCGCCGCTGGTTGCCATCGTGGCCGTCACGGCAATCGTCATCATCGCCGGCGTGGCCGTTCCAAGCGTCGCGGACGAAGGTCCCCTTACGGGCAAGCTGCCGGGGATCACCCCGTTCCTTTTCCCGCTTGACCTTGCCACCTTCCAGCTGGTCCTGCCCACGGCACTGAGCGTGGCGTTCGTCGGCCTCATGGAAACCCTCCTCACAGCGAAACTCGTCGATGACATCACCGGCACCCCGTCCCATAAGGGACGCGAGTCCTGGGGGCTGGGCGTATCGAACATCCTCGCCGGTTTCTACGGCGGCATTGCCGGCTGCGCCATGATCGGGCAGACCGTCCTCAATGTGAAGACCGGCCAGGCCCGCACCCGCATTTCGACGTTCGTGGCCGGACTGTTCCTGCTGGCCCTGGTGACCGGGCTCAGCTCGATCATGGGGCAGATTCCCATGGTGGCCCTCGCCGCGGTCATGATGGTGGTTGCCGTCACCACGGTGGACTGGCACAGCGTCAAACCGTCCACCCTGAAGCGGATGCCCATACCGGAGACACTGGTCATGGCTGTTACTGTCGCCGTCGTGGTCCTGACGGGGAACCTGGCCTACGGCGTCCTCGTCGGCGTCATCCTGGCCATGGTCCTGTTCGCCCGCCGGGTGGCGCATGTGATCACTGTTGAGAGGACCCTGGCCGGCGACGGGGAGAGTGTCCGCTACCAGGTGGTGGGCCCGCTGTTTTTCGGGAGCAGCAACGACCTGGTGGAACACTTCGCCTACGCGGACGATCCGGGCCTGGTGTCCATCGACCTCAGCCGTGCACAGATCTGGGACGCCTCGACGGTGGCCGCCCTCGACTCCATTGAAACGAAATACGCGGACCACGGGGCCACGGTGAGGATCGAAGGCCTCGATGAGCGCAGCACCGGATTCCACCGCCGGCTCACCGGTCATTTGGGCGCCTGA